In Sinorhizobium sojae CCBAU 05684, a single window of DNA contains:
- a CDS encoding tyrosinase family protein — MIIAKPTWNADVKKLFVAPFWIAPDRRADVARQWIGCMRGYFIDLDDVASVREWSVTIYNHLASRNMPLTTDTSQFWPIDALETFRLWVNQGWRINEGSPFDPANRIPPPDLPQQVKRVRPDIRSLSAGEIDVYRARLDDVMQIGDPDSGSPWQRYAYVHANWCLHYQEAFALWHRAYLLYLEELIDHAIPFWDWMAEDASVDGSPEAGIPQPFLDETYIHPVTGEKRPNPLRYAAAKDGNSKLCAIGKMSGPDCRFVQRNPLFYTSGETDREGRTKLYAMARIFQQQVVDALKFGTFSTPQGFPGYPWANIQEFDPPQPDDLYPYREVNFDGLFEQPHDNYHGWLGPDMGDNAYTAFDPLFFSYHANIDRMLEVWIRNHPDAQFTTQTPLQPFLGPGAGEVSFSTADHWRYTSLGQMAQDSRRIGYDYGEPVARQFQGDTSLPQARRTSASASILERGPWAVFDGVRCTHDSYVIDVFINLPEPTQKDAAWGNKHYVGRFSRIGMGITDDKGRCITHGVSRVLNAGPSIRALELQQSDEPQISFIVSHLDSGRVLTAEEYRALPGFIPKLIWGDPRQTVVSRTRNSGGCCMQ, encoded by the coding sequence ATGATTATTGCGAAGCCGACATGGAATGCCGACGTCAAGAAACTCTTCGTAGCGCCCTTTTGGATCGCACCAGATCGCCGGGCCGATGTGGCGCGGCAGTGGATCGGGTGCATGCGCGGATATTTCATAGATTTGGATGACGTGGCATCGGTCAGGGAATGGTCGGTGACCATCTACAATCATCTGGCATCTCGCAATATGCCGCTGACCACCGACACGAGCCAGTTCTGGCCGATCGATGCACTGGAAACCTTTCGGCTGTGGGTCAATCAGGGCTGGCGTATCAATGAGGGTTCGCCCTTCGATCCCGCCAATCGCATTCCGCCGCCCGACTTGCCGCAACAGGTGAAACGCGTGCGGCCGGACATACGATCGCTGAGCGCGGGGGAAATCGATGTCTACCGCGCGAGACTTGACGACGTCATGCAGATCGGCGACCCCGACAGCGGTTCTCCCTGGCAGCGATACGCCTACGTGCACGCAAATTGGTGTTTGCACTATCAGGAGGCCTTCGCACTGTGGCACCGTGCCTACTTGCTCTATCTTGAAGAACTGATCGACCACGCCATCCCCTTCTGGGACTGGATGGCGGAGGATGCCAGCGTCGACGGCAGCCCGGAGGCGGGTATTCCGCAACCATTCCTCGACGAGACCTACATTCACCCCGTTACCGGGGAAAAGCGACCCAACCCTCTCCGTTATGCCGCAGCCAAGGACGGCAATTCGAAGCTTTGCGCCATAGGAAAGATGAGCGGTCCGGATTGTCGTTTCGTCCAGCGCAACCCGCTCTTCTATACGTCCGGTGAAACTGATCGCGAGGGACGAACGAAGCTCTACGCGATGGCGAGGATCTTTCAGCAGCAGGTGGTCGATGCCCTCAAATTCGGCACCTTCAGCACACCGCAAGGCTTTCCGGGATACCCATGGGCAAACATTCAGGAGTTCGATCCGCCACAGCCGGACGATCTCTACCCGTATCGCGAAGTCAATTTCGACGGCCTGTTCGAGCAGCCGCATGACAACTATCACGGTTGGCTCGGACCTGACATGGGGGACAACGCCTATACGGCATTCGACCCGCTGTTTTTTTCCTACCACGCCAATATCGACCGCATGCTGGAAGTCTGGATCCGAAATCACCCGGATGCACAGTTCACAACCCAGACGCCCTTGCAGCCCTTCCTCGGACCCGGCGCCGGAGAGGTAAGCTTTTCCACGGCCGATCATTGGCGGTACACGTCGCTCGGGCAAATGGCGCAGGATTCGCGCAGGATCGGATACGACTATGGCGAACCGGTCGCCAGACAGTTTCAAGGCGATACCTCGCTGCCGCAGGCGCGGAGAACGTCTGCCTCGGCATCGATCCTGGAACGCGGGCCTTGGGCTGTGTTCGACGGCGTGCGCTGCACTCATGACAGCTATGTGATCGATGTGTTCATCAACCTTCCCGAGCCAACACAGAAGGATGCCGCCTGGGGAAACAAGCACTATGTCGGCCGGTTCAGCCGGATCGGCATGGGCATCACCGATGACAAGGGGCGGTGCATCACGCACGGTGTCTCGCGCGTCCTCAACGCCGGACCGTCGATCCGCGCCCTCGAACTTCAGCAATCCGACGAACCGCAGATCAGCTTTATCGTCAGCCACCTCGACAGTGGCCGGGTACTGACCGCCGAAGAGTACCGGGCGCTTCCCGGCTTCATCCCAAAACTCATCTGGGGCGATCCGCGCCAAACCGTCGTCAGCCGCACACGGAACAGCGGCGGCTGCTGCATGCAGTGA
- a CDS encoding Lrp/AsnC family transcriptional regulator, translated as MADVLDTKILKKLQEDCTMSLEVLSESVGLSATSCYRRIKKMESHGVIKAKRAILDERKLGFQVTAIFMIKLQKDSADIDQRMYRILEKRPEIQHCHLISGDFDFVLLAKFRDAAEYTDYIYRFLEIYSDIPIRNYSSSIVVRTVRQNEILPL; from the coding sequence ATGGCGGACGTGCTGGATACGAAGATCCTCAAGAAACTTCAGGAGGATTGCACCATGAGCCTGGAAGTCCTGAGTGAGAGCGTTGGGCTTTCAGCGACGAGCTGTTATCGCCGCATCAAGAAGATGGAAAGCCATGGGGTGATAAAGGCCAAGCGCGCCATTCTCGATGAGAGAAAGCTGGGTTTCCAGGTGACGGCGATATTTATGATCAAGCTGCAAAAAGACAGTGCCGACATTGACCAGCGAATGTATCGAATTTTGGAGAAGCGGCCGGAGATCCAGCATTGCCACCTGATATCGGGAGATTTCGACTTTGTTCTCCTGGCCAAATTCCGCGACGCTGCGGAATACACGGACTATATCTACCGATTTCTTGAAATCTATTCGGACATTCCGATCCGCAACTACTCGTCCTCAATTGTCGTGCGCACGGTAAGACAGAACGAAATACTTCCCCTCTGA
- a CDS encoding class I SAM-dependent methyltransferase, whose product MPAETAIANAFIDAEIKHAELFFELASEFGESLPTMIERYALARVRSPLDHPEEVYQDLHDHEKAYQTNNWLIPALQTISGSGASSVIEIGCGNCKFSAAIAESATKVTAIDWAKAPGVAALPSNAEFLQANFVSEAIPTADLICSADVLEHIAFESMEPLIKKLSLAAPLQYHTIACYDDGHSHLTVMHPGAWLAMFQLHIPDAKLINVECRRGDKRQLNCTITNIVAEPTVK is encoded by the coding sequence GTGCCTGCCGAGACAGCAATAGCGAACGCCTTCATTGACGCGGAAATCAAGCACGCCGAGCTATTCTTTGAACTCGCGAGTGAGTTTGGAGAAAGCCTTCCGACGATGATCGAGAGATATGCTCTCGCGAGGGTCAGGTCACCCCTTGACCACCCCGAGGAGGTCTATCAGGACCTGCACGACCATGAGAAGGCCTACCAGACAAACAATTGGCTAATCCCGGCTCTGCAGACCATATCCGGATCAGGAGCGAGTTCTGTAATCGAGATTGGCTGCGGAAACTGCAAGTTTTCCGCAGCAATCGCAGAAAGCGCCACGAAAGTCACGGCGATCGATTGGGCGAAGGCGCCCGGCGTTGCGGCACTACCTTCCAATGCGGAATTCTTGCAGGCCAACTTTGTCAGTGAAGCCATCCCGACGGCAGATCTGATCTGTAGCGCTGACGTTCTTGAGCACATCGCGTTCGAAAGCATGGAACCGTTGATCAAGAAACTTTCGCTGGCAGCCCCGCTCCAGTATCACACAATCGCCTGCTACGACGACGGGCACAGTCACCTGACCGTCATGCATCCCGGCGCATGGCTCGCCATGTTCCAATTGCACATCCCCGACGCCAAGTTGATCAACGTTGAATGCAGGCGCGGCGACAAGCGCCAGTTGAACTGTACCATTACCAACATCGTGGCTGAACCGACCGTCAAGTAA
- a CDS encoding phosphomannomutase translates to MKFGTSGLRGLSIDLVAGGASIYASAFGRFLIESGKAEVGDPIFVGRDFRDSSPAIAATCVYVLSDLGFRVCDCGTIPTPALALYSMKNRAASLMVTGSHIPADRNGIKFYSPDGEIDKADEAEIAALAAQTGSAEMAADQRSAVEDHSGQCFDLFYRRNIALLPARVLDGLKVGIYQHSTVARDLIAEVLAHYGAEVVPLGRSATFLPVDTEAISSETLSHLAYWAESHHVDAIVSADGDGDRPLVADERGVPLRGDLLGLMTAEYLRADAIVTPVTSNSGIEALGFPVRRTRVGSPFVIAGMKEALAAGKERVVGFEANGGLLLASACSVDGRTIDPLPTRDCMLPILVAVSLIAAQKKSLSAITRSYNLPIAASDRLEKFPTEASLRLLDHLRASEVNLASFLKEAGQVSSRNDVDGLRVTLADQRIIHFRPSGNAPEIRCYVEAATEAAALALLGVGLDRLRQWVSAQGGDF, encoded by the coding sequence ATGAAGTTTGGAACCAGCGGCCTGCGTGGCCTGTCTATTGATCTCGTTGCAGGCGGGGCGTCGATCTATGCAAGTGCTTTCGGCCGTTTTCTAATCGAAAGCGGCAAGGCTGAGGTGGGAGATCCGATTTTCGTTGGACGCGATTTCCGTGACAGCAGCCCTGCGATTGCGGCAACCTGCGTCTACGTGCTCAGCGACCTCGGGTTTAGGGTCTGCGATTGTGGGACGATACCCACGCCGGCTCTCGCGCTCTACAGCATGAAGAACCGCGCGGCCAGCCTGATGGTCACCGGCTCGCACATTCCGGCCGATCGGAATGGGATCAAATTCTACAGCCCGGACGGGGAGATCGACAAGGCGGATGAGGCTGAGATTGCGGCTCTCGCCGCTCAAACCGGTTCGGCGGAAATGGCTGCTGATCAGCGCTCCGCTGTCGAGGATCACTCCGGCCAGTGTTTCGACCTGTTCTATCGGCGAAATATAGCCTTGCTTCCGGCGCGAGTCTTGGATGGCCTAAAAGTCGGCATCTATCAACACAGCACCGTTGCCCGTGACCTGATTGCCGAAGTGCTTGCCCATTACGGGGCAGAGGTGGTGCCCCTCGGCCGTTCGGCGACCTTCCTACCCGTGGATACCGAGGCGATCTCCAGTGAGACCCTCTCGCATTTGGCCTATTGGGCAGAGTCACACCACGTGGACGCCATCGTCTCTGCCGATGGGGATGGCGACCGGCCATTGGTCGCTGACGAGAGAGGCGTTCCGCTGCGCGGCGATCTGCTCGGTTTAATGACCGCAGAGTACCTGCGCGCCGATGCGATCGTCACGCCTGTGACCTCCAATTCCGGCATTGAAGCACTGGGCTTCCCCGTCAGGCGGACCCGGGTCGGTTCTCCCTTCGTCATTGCCGGTATGAAGGAGGCTCTCGCCGCTGGCAAGGAGCGCGTCGTCGGCTTTGAGGCAAACGGCGGATTGCTGCTGGCGAGCGCGTGCAGCGTCGACGGACGTACGATAGACCCGTTGCCGACGCGTGATTGCATGCTGCCGATATTGGTCGCCGTGTCACTCATCGCCGCTCAAAAAAAATCGCTCTCTGCGATCACCCGATCTTACAACCTGCCAATCGCGGCTTCCGATCGCTTGGAGAAATTTCCGACCGAAGCAAGTTTGCGCCTGCTTGACCACCTGCGGGCATCGGAAGTCAACCTTGCATCCTTTTTGAAAGAGGCGGGCCAGGTGTCCTCGCGAAATGACGTCGATGGCCTTCGTGTGACCTTGGCGGACCAAAGAATCATTCATTTTCGGCCCTCCGGCAACGCGCCAGAGATACGCTGCTACGTCGAGGCTGCGACGGAAGCTGCTGCCCTGGCGCTGCTTGGCGTCGGCCTGGATCGCCTGAGGCAGTGGGTAAGCGCGCAAGGCGGCGACTTCTGA
- a CDS encoding capsular polysaccharide export protein, LipB/KpsS family: MKKIAILCSECPYPISKGSHSRMDAMIRAIRRLGNEIYLCVLKTARDGRTVAETQRQLQETYSATRVVVVNHPHFFSKKGTRARTIRDFILRRRKTSIRETISNRHTCPVKFRKAVDALFREIDPDVAFVNYAKLAMAVPASFAGLRVLDTHDVQHLLEESLAQSGKEQEFSLIKMKAHEKRLLSQFDRLVAINRNEHAYLKRFLQPARKPIYTVPAFQATEDIVLGAEEMKYDFLFVGSSATFNRDGFLKFEEEVLAALHQRYPDMKVAVVGSVCDTAAIKKLRKKYLHRLGYVDDLSTIYDQSKIVVVPIMAGAGMKIKLIEALAHGKAVVSTSLGADGVDIESGLSGYITDDWSEFRDHCERLLDDDELRQNIESGALELYLRNHHVSGNLETIGEILKTDFERVSERSPIPSSASDASEPLGLIFTPDARHLVDINLALGRALRAAGSRVNFLKFEKTGYSIFHKNGFEVTSINEFDRKAYRARAEAALKSSVLRIGADDRVIYRGFDLTEDFEFHRAAFPNHFKAFNNTVLHSISLLMMVEDLIARLRPDYLVGWNGNGPHLMYILKIAGIIHSLPVIHTERGLLPNTFVADAKGVNFKGHLAGSKLPLISSRQAAQLEKQIEKYRSSKQTIVSQGTTGSKAEVLAALGIAQDDNYVFFPEQIEIDSNVIINSPQYKTMHAVMTDICAAAKQFGLTVVVRPHPENTGQQDRTSAEMTKAYGCPVVVSKDIHVHSLIEHAKCVVTINSTVGLEALLFNKPVIALGNATYSFKGMTFDARSRQDIELAIASIVEGRDDATSRRMKVVRFRSMLEDYLFDLDNRLGQKRNIARARNLLGQIGVDVPRRVVTKVELPAPKPHWQEYQKIASSTGDDRFGIMFLVEGTARYLTGPNRPAISLETLREEAPNLTKKANFVLTSIKDLPDEDVEAMLIYCRESEYAENKYKHMLNKAQKLIFLDEFFEPFATMKA; encoded by the coding sequence ATGAAGAAGATTGCAATTCTGTGTAGCGAATGCCCGTATCCGATTTCCAAGGGCAGCCACTCGCGAATGGACGCAATGATCCGGGCAATTAGAAGGCTTGGGAACGAGATATACCTTTGCGTCTTGAAGACTGCGCGCGATGGCAGAACCGTCGCAGAGACTCAAAGGCAGCTCCAGGAGACTTATTCCGCTACCCGCGTGGTCGTCGTTAACCACCCACACTTTTTTTCGAAGAAGGGAACGCGCGCCAGAACAATACGCGACTTCATTCTCCGGCGCCGCAAAACGTCGATCCGCGAAACAATCTCCAACAGGCACACCTGCCCCGTTAAGTTCCGGAAGGCGGTCGACGCCCTATTCCGAGAGATTGATCCCGACGTCGCATTCGTTAACTACGCGAAACTCGCAATGGCCGTGCCTGCAAGCTTTGCCGGACTTCGTGTGCTCGATACCCACGACGTCCAGCATCTACTCGAGGAGTCTCTAGCCCAAAGCGGCAAGGAACAGGAATTCTCGCTGATCAAGATGAAGGCTCACGAGAAGAGACTTCTGTCGCAGTTCGATCGCCTTGTTGCCATCAACAGGAACGAGCACGCCTATCTCAAGCGGTTTCTCCAACCAGCCAGGAAGCCGATTTATACGGTTCCAGCTTTCCAGGCCACCGAGGACATCGTTCTCGGCGCGGAAGAGATGAAGTACGACTTCCTGTTCGTCGGATCGAGCGCGACGTTCAATAGAGACGGCTTCCTCAAGTTCGAGGAGGAAGTGCTTGCAGCCCTTCACCAGCGCTACCCGGACATGAAGGTTGCCGTGGTTGGCAGCGTCTGCGACACAGCCGCGATCAAGAAACTCAGGAAGAAGTACCTACATCGCCTCGGTTATGTCGATGACCTTTCCACCATCTATGACCAGTCGAAAATCGTCGTCGTTCCTATCATGGCCGGCGCCGGCATGAAGATTAAGCTCATTGAGGCCCTAGCGCACGGCAAGGCCGTTGTTTCCACATCCCTCGGAGCAGATGGCGTCGACATCGAAAGCGGCTTGAGCGGATACATCACCGATGACTGGAGCGAGTTTCGAGACCATTGTGAAAGACTCCTGGACGACGACGAACTGCGCCAGAACATCGAATCGGGCGCATTGGAGCTATATCTTAGAAACCACCATGTCAGCGGGAATCTCGAGACCATCGGAGAAATCCTCAAGACGGACTTTGAGCGGGTCTCCGAGAGATCGCCAATACCGTCCTCCGCTTCAGATGCCTCAGAACCACTCGGACTAATTTTCACGCCGGATGCGCGGCACCTTGTGGACATCAATTTGGCGCTCGGGCGCGCATTGCGGGCAGCCGGCTCGAGGGTAAACTTCCTTAAGTTCGAAAAAACCGGCTATTCCATTTTCCACAAAAACGGCTTCGAAGTGACCTCGATCAACGAATTCGACCGAAAAGCCTACCGAGCCCGAGCTGAAGCTGCACTCAAAAGTTCTGTTCTCAGGATCGGTGCCGATGATCGCGTGATCTATCGCGGTTTCGACCTGACGGAAGATTTTGAGTTCCACCGGGCCGCCTTTCCCAATCACTTCAAAGCCTTCAACAACACCGTCCTTCATTCGATCTCTCTTTTAATGATGGTGGAAGATCTGATCGCGCGGCTGAGGCCTGATTATCTTGTCGGTTGGAACGGCAATGGTCCCCACCTGATGTACATTCTCAAGATTGCCGGCATCATACATTCGCTACCGGTAATTCACACCGAGCGAGGACTCCTGCCAAACACGTTCGTTGCCGATGCCAAGGGCGTGAACTTCAAGGGCCATCTCGCAGGCAGCAAGCTCCCGCTGATATCTTCGCGCCAGGCTGCTCAGCTGGAAAAGCAGATCGAAAAGTATCGCTCCTCAAAGCAGACGATCGTTTCGCAAGGAACCACAGGATCGAAGGCCGAGGTTCTCGCGGCTCTTGGGATCGCCCAAGACGACAACTATGTTTTCTTCCCAGAGCAGATCGAAATCGATTCCAACGTCATAATCAATTCGCCGCAGTACAAGACGATGCACGCCGTCATGACGGATATTTGCGCCGCGGCTAAGCAGTTCGGCCTCACTGTGGTCGTTCGGCCGCACCCCGAGAACACTGGCCAACAGGACAGAACGTCTGCAGAGATGACCAAAGCCTATGGTTGCCCTGTCGTCGTCAGCAAGGACATTCACGTTCACTCGCTCATTGAGCATGCGAAGTGCGTCGTCACCATAAACTCCACCGTTGGCCTGGAGGCCCTTCTCTTCAATAAGCCAGTGATTGCGCTCGGCAATGCGACCTATTCGTTCAAAGGAATGACCTTCGACGCCCGTAGCCGCCAGGATATCGAACTCGCCATCGCAAGCATTGTCGAGGGCCGCGACGACGCAACATCCCGCAGAATGAAGGTGGTTCGCTTCAGGTCCATGCTCGAAGATTACCTCTTCGATCTCGACAATCGGTTGGGACAAAAGCGGAACATCGCACGCGCAAGAAATCTGCTGGGCCAGATCGGAGTTGACGTTCCCCGCAGGGTCGTGACCAAAGTCGAGCTTCCTGCGCCGAAGCCACATTGGCAGGAATACCAAAAGATTGCATCCAGCACAGGTGATGACCGCTTCGGTATAATGTTCCTCGTTGAAGGCACCGCACGGTATCTTACCGGACCGAACAGACCTGCAATCAGCTTGGAGACACTGAGGGAAGAAGCGCCAAACCTCACCAAAAAGGCAAACTTCGTCTTAACCTCGATAAAGGATCTTCCCGACGAGGATGTTGAGGCTATGCTTATCTATTGCCGCGAAAGCGAATATGCGGAGAATAAGTATAAGCATATGCTGAACAAGGCCCAGAAATTGATCTTTCTGGATGAATTCTTCGAACCATTTGCAACCATGAAAGCGTGA
- a CDS encoding KpsF/GutQ family sugar-phosphate isomerase, whose protein sequence is MALESVRPVDFTVSTCNSIRFTLATASNGIKALADHFASNEAFAQSLVDAVELIGEGRGRVVVSGVGKSGHIGRKIAATMASTGTSAYFVHPTEASHGDLGMITSEDTLILLSWSGETAELANMLTYAKRFSVPIVSISSNRDSILARNSDVAVVLPKVPEACPHGLAPTTSAMLQLAVGDALAIALLERRGFSAEDFKTFHPGGKLGAQLRLVHELAHVAEQVPLLAVGRPMSEAVIEMSSKGFGVVGIVDQHGALVGVITDGDLRRHMAGDLLSQPVEEVMSHNPRVVKGDVLASAAMEFMQEHKVTVLFLVDDAQMPLGILHIHDLLRAGVA, encoded by the coding sequence ATGGCGCTAGAGAGCGTGAGACCCGTGGATTTCACCGTGTCAACCTGCAACTCGATCAGGTTCACCCTGGCGACGGCAAGCAATGGCATAAAGGCGCTCGCCGACCACTTCGCCTCGAATGAAGCCTTTGCGCAGAGCCTCGTCGACGCTGTCGAGCTGATCGGCGAAGGCCGGGGCCGTGTCGTCGTTTCGGGCGTCGGCAAGAGCGGACATATCGGCCGCAAGATTGCCGCGACCATGGCTTCCACCGGCACCTCTGCCTATTTCGTCCATCCAACCGAGGCGAGCCACGGTGATCTTGGCATGATCACCTCGGAAGATACTCTCATCCTGCTCTCCTGGTCGGGCGAAACGGCGGAACTCGCCAACATGCTCACCTATGCCAAGCGCTTCAGCGTACCGATCGTCTCGATCTCATCCAACCGCGACAGCATCCTCGCGCGCAATTCGGATGTTGCGGTGGTGCTGCCGAAAGTGCCGGAGGCCTGCCCGCACGGGCTGGCGCCGACGACCTCGGCCATGCTGCAGCTTGCTGTCGGCGACGCGCTGGCGATAGCGCTTCTGGAGCGGCGCGGCTTTTCCGCCGAGGATTTCAAGACCTTCCATCCGGGCGGCAAGCTGGGCGCCCAATTGCGCCTGGTCCATGAGTTGGCGCATGTGGCGGAACAGGTGCCGCTGCTTGCCGTCGGCCGCCCGATGAGCGAGGCGGTCATCGAGATGTCGTCGAAGGGCTTCGGCGTCGTCGGCATCGTCGACCAACATGGCGCCCTGGTCGGCGTGATCACCGACGGCGACCTGCGCCGTCATATGGCCGGCGACCTGCTGAGCCAGCCGGTCGAAGAGGTGATGTCGCATAATCCGCGCGTGGTGAAGGGAGACGTGCTCGCCAGCGCCGCCATGGAGTTCATGCAGGAACACAAGGTGACCGTGCTCTTCCTCGTTGACGATGCGCAAATGCCGCTCGGTATTCTGCACATTCACGACCTGCTGCGCGCCGGCGTGGCCTGA
- a CDS encoding capsular polysaccharide export protein, LipB/KpsS family, translating into MSRSLRGPIFLFGFSRWKIFVRDWFPEADVIFAPPSLLPLEFDLYWKRRILRDPRTKVLAWQYKAPPKLKAFCARHGIPFHYVEDGFIRSVALGALRVPPLSLAFDAQDMYFNANGPTDLEDILRTYDFACDHALMRRARAAREHLLASRLSKYNSGHSLDIASVYGDKTRKRVLVIGQVERDASIAYGCARKMTNNDLVRLAAMENPDAQLIYKPHPEVLKGTAKAKSNPELVRDIAMVLTQDISLADALETIDHVYTITSLSGFEALLRGIKVTTVGCPFYSGWGLTDDRQPNPRRSRKLSIDEVFAAAYILYAKYLDPVTKAPIEIEEALNILARLRAEQMVA; encoded by the coding sequence ATGAGTAGATCATTGCGAGGTCCCATTTTTCTTTTCGGCTTCAGCCGCTGGAAAATCTTCGTGCGCGACTGGTTCCCAGAAGCCGACGTAATCTTCGCGCCGCCAAGTCTCTTACCACTTGAGTTCGACCTCTACTGGAAGCGCCGCATTCTCCGCGACCCGCGCACCAAAGTCCTCGCGTGGCAATACAAGGCCCCGCCGAAACTCAAAGCCTTCTGCGCCCGCCACGGCATTCCCTTTCACTACGTCGAGGACGGCTTCATCCGCTCAGTCGCGCTTGGCGCCCTCCGAGTGCCGCCGCTGTCTCTCGCGTTCGACGCGCAGGACATGTATTTCAACGCCAATGGCCCGACCGATCTCGAGGACATTCTCCGGACCTATGATTTCGCGTGCGACCACGCGTTGATGCGCCGGGCGCGGGCCGCGCGGGAGCATTTGCTTGCGAGCCGGCTCAGTAAATACAATTCCGGTCATTCGCTGGATATCGCCTCGGTCTATGGCGACAAGACGCGAAAGCGCGTGCTTGTCATCGGCCAAGTGGAGCGCGATGCGTCGATCGCCTATGGCTGCGCTCGCAAGATGACGAACAACGACCTCGTTCGGCTTGCAGCCATGGAGAACCCGGACGCCCAGCTCATCTACAAGCCGCATCCGGAGGTGCTGAAAGGCACGGCCAAGGCTAAGTCCAACCCGGAGTTGGTGCGCGACATCGCAATGGTCCTTACGCAGGACATCAGCCTTGCGGACGCGCTCGAAACCATCGACCACGTCTATACGATCACGTCTCTTTCCGGGTTCGAGGCGCTGCTGCGCGGCATCAAGGTGACGACGGTCGGCTGCCCCTTCTATTCCGGCTGGGGGCTGACGGACGATCGCCAGCCGAACCCGCGGCGGAGCCGGAAGCTCTCGATCGATGAAGTCTTTGCCGCAGCCTACATCCTTTACGCGAAATATCTCGACCCCGTCACCAAGGCGCCGATCGAGATCGAAGAGGCGCTGAATATTCTCGCCAGATTGCGTGCCGAGCAGATGGTAGCCTGA
- a CDS encoding mannose-1-phosphate guanylyltransferase/mannose-6-phosphate isomerase, whose amino-acid sequence MSKKIVPVIMAGGKGTRLWPLSRAAAPKQFIRFIGSRTLFQSTLQRVSDPAIYEPAIVVTNEEFRFLVAEQARELGSDLSGIVLEPVARNTAAAIAAAAVVAAKIFGEDAIIQVLASDHEIGVDRTYHSANLTARAAAEDGKLVTFGITPTEPATGYGYIEVGDILPSGAHAVRRFVEKPARSAATEMLAAGGYYWNSGMFMFAVPMLLAEFEAFASEVLEAANSAVSAAARDLDFLRLDREAFEKSPNISIDYAIMEKTSRAAVVPSVFRWSDLGSWDSVWKTGAQDEEENVVSANTTLLGTKSSLVMSHGPHLVVRGLENVVVVASEDAVYVGRMEDSQEVGQVVKHLESVPETSSLTEIHPTCYRPWGGYTSVLVGDRFQVKRIFVSPGRKLSLQKHHHRSEHWIVVKGTAEVTVGETVKILQENESIYIPLGEVHRLANPGKIMLELIEVQTGSYLGEDDIIRIADEFGRS is encoded by the coding sequence TTGTCCAAGAAAATCGTTCCGGTGATCATGGCGGGCGGCAAAGGCACGCGCCTTTGGCCTCTTTCCCGAGCGGCAGCACCAAAACAATTCATTCGCTTCATTGGCAGTCGAACGCTTTTTCAGAGCACGCTGCAGCGGGTCTCTGATCCTGCGATCTACGAGCCCGCGATCGTCGTCACAAACGAGGAATTCCGGTTCCTTGTCGCCGAGCAGGCTCGAGAACTTGGGAGCGATCTAAGCGGTATCGTGCTGGAGCCGGTGGCGCGCAACACGGCTGCGGCCATTGCGGCCGCTGCGGTTGTCGCCGCTAAGATATTCGGCGAGGACGCCATTATCCAAGTGCTCGCTTCCGATCACGAGATTGGCGTTGATCGGACATACCATAGTGCGAACTTGACCGCTCGCGCCGCAGCAGAAGACGGCAAGCTTGTGACCTTTGGGATCACGCCGACTGAACCAGCGACCGGCTATGGTTATATAGAAGTGGGAGACATTCTCCCGAGCGGCGCTCACGCGGTCCGGCGTTTCGTGGAGAAGCCCGCTCGGAGCGCCGCCACTGAGATGCTGGCTGCCGGTGGGTACTATTGGAACTCCGGCATGTTCATGTTTGCCGTACCAATGCTGCTCGCGGAGTTTGAGGCATTCGCTTCAGAGGTGCTGGAGGCTGCGAACTCAGCGGTGTCTGCCGCGGCGAGAGATCTCGATTTCCTGCGGCTTGATCGCGAGGCCTTCGAGAAGAGCCCCAACATTTCCATCGACTACGCCATCATGGAGAAGACGTCGAGGGCCGCTGTGGTTCCCTCTGTCTTTAGGTGGTCCGACCTCGGCAGCTGGGATTCTGTGTGGAAAACGGGGGCGCAGGATGAGGAAGAAAACGTCGTTTCAGCCAACACGACGCTGTTGGGGACAAAGAGCTCCTTGGTGATGTCTCATGGCCCGCACCTTGTCGTCAGAGGCCTCGAGAATGTCGTCGTCGTTGCCAGCGAAGATGCTGTGTATGTCGGCCGAATGGAAGACAGCCAAGAGGTCGGTCAGGTCGTCAAACATCTCGAATCCGTTCCGGAGACCTCGAGTCTGACCGAAATCCATCCCACATGTTACCGCCCCTGGGGCGGATACACTTCTGTCCTGGTGGGCGATCGATTCCAGGTTAAGCGTATTTTCGTGTCACCTGGAAGGAAACTGTCGCTCCAAAAGCATCATCATCGTTCCGAGCACTGGATCGTCGTCAAAGGAACGGCAGAAGTCACAGTTGGAGAGACCGTAAAGATTCTTCAGGAGAACGAGTCCATCTATATCCCGCTCGGCGAAGTCCACCGGCTCGCCAATCCCGGGAAGATCATGCTCGAGCTGATCGAAGTCCAAACAGGCTCATATCTCGGTGAGGACGACATCATCCGCATTGCCGATGAGTTCGGACGAAGCTGA